A window from Culex pipiens pallens isolate TS chromosome 3, TS_CPP_V2, whole genome shotgun sequence encodes these proteins:
- the LOC120414841 gene encoding fibrinogen-like protein 1 codes for MRPYRGLELWLGLSILSVLNSSCCSTTFEDKLKEFEERISAQFNQLSEQIKSIKEQQIILREELSKNTGAYYASCRAVPSNSSNLHMIRPRAGITLPFIAYCNQRSSLGSGGWIVIHRRYNGQLDFERSWQEYKEGFGEPDEEHWLGLKKIHGITRSGEHELLVELRDFDGTSKYALYDGFEVSDERTNFTLSLGRMSRGTAGDSMRVSDGMQFSTPDRDNDRDGNKSCAEFYRSGWWFNFCMEANLNGLYKQKDDQHQTMNWYRFRKDYQGLKEATMMIREKLDVN; via the exons ATGAGACCGTATCGAGGGCTAGAGCTGTGGCTGGGACTTTCCATCCTAAGTGTTCTAAACAGCAGCTGCTGCTCGACGACATTCGAAGATAAGCTGAAGGAATTCGAGGAGAG aatttCAGCACAGTTTAATCAGTTGAGTGAGCAGATTAAGTCGATAAAAG AACAACAAATCATTCTACGCGAAGAACTCTCCAAAAACA CCGGCGCCTACTACGCGTCTTGCCGAGCGGTTCCCTCAAACTCCAGCAATCTGCACATGATCCGTCCGCGGGCCGGCATCACCCTGCCCTTCATAGCCTACTGCAATCAGCGCAGCTCGCTTGGATCCGGCGGCTGGATCGTGATTCATCGTCGCTACAACGGGCAGCTGGACTTTGAGCGCAGCTGGCAGGAGTACAAGGAGGGCTTCGGCGAGCCGGACGAGGAGCACTGGCTGGGGCTGAAGAAGATTCACGGGATAACGCGGTCCGGGGAGCACGAACTGCTGGTGGAGTTGCGGGACTTTGACGGAACGAGCAAGTACGCGCTGTACGATGGATTTGAGGTGTCGGATGAGAGGACGAATTTTACTTTGAGCTTGGGAAGGATGAGCCGGGGAACGGCTGGGGATTCGATGAGGGTGAGCGATGGGATGCAGTTTTCTACGCCGGATCGCGACAACGACCGGGACGGGAACAAATCTTGTGCGGAGTTTTATAGGAGCGGATGGTGGTTCAATTTCTGCATGGAAGC AAACCTTAACGGATTGTACAAGCAGAAGGACGACCAGCACCAGACTATGAATTGGTACCGATTTAGGAAGGACTACCAGGGATTGAAGGAAGCTACCATGATGATTCGAGAGAAATTAGATGTAAATTAG